Genomic segment of Candidatus Binatia bacterium:
GGAAGTCGAAGCGCTGGCCGCCGCCGGCGCGCGCATCGTTCAGATCGACGAACCGGCGCTCTCCGTGCGGCCGTCCGAGCTGCCGTGGATCGTCGAGGCACTGCACCGGTTGACCGATGGCATCCGCGCGTACTGGATCCTGCACGCCTGCTACGGCGCCTTCGAGACGGTCTACCCCGGCATGCTCGACCTTCCGGTGCACAATCTCGATCTGGCCATATCGCAGAGCGCCACCGATTGGATTGACATCTTTCGCCGGGATCGATTTACGAAGGACCTTTCGGTCGGAGTGGTGGACGTGCACTCGCGGGTGGCGGAAGCGGCGGACGTGGTGAGCCGGCGTCTCGATCGCGCCCTCGATCTGGTGCCCGCCGAGGCGCTGTGGGTGACGCCGGATTGCGGGCTGAAGACGCGGTTGGCCGACGAAGCCGTCGCGAAGATCGCGAGCATGGTGGCCGGTGCGCGGCAGGTGCGCGAGAAGCTGACCGGCTCGGGTGCGGCTTCCGGGGCGAGAGCGGGGTAATCCGCGATGGAGTTGTCGGGTCGCCACTGGCGTCCGGCTTGCGGAGGGCAGGCGCCGCCGGATGACGGCGGCGGTGCGGGAGGATCATGGGGAACGAAGCGAAGACGTACGACGCGATAATCGTCGGGGCCGGAACCTCGGGCTCCTGCGTGGCGAGCGCGTTGAGCGCGGCCGGGTTGCGCTGCCTCATCCTCGAGGCCGGCAAGCGATTTGCGCGGGACACCTATCCGCGCGCCGAACTCGACGCCAACTCGCAGCTCTACTGGGGCGGCGGGATCGAACTCAACACGGACGCGGACATCGGTTTTTTGCGTGCCCGTGTCGTCGGCGGCGGGTCGATCGTAAACCAGGCGCTGATGGATCGTTTCGACGACGTTGCCCTGGATTCGTGGCGGCAGCGCTCCGGCGTGCCGTTCTTTACCGGCGAGGCGATGGCTCCGTGGTACGACAAGGCCGAGAGCGAACTCTGCCTGCAGTACATCCCGACCGAGTACCGCAACCGCAACGCCCAGATTTTCGCCGAAGGTTTTGCCGCCAATGGGTACGTCTGCGCACCGCTGCGGCGGGCGCAGCGCGACTGCCGTTTTCAAGACGGCAACGACTGCATCGTGTGCCTCTCCGGATGCCCGATCGACAGCAAGCAGAGCATGCCGGTGACCGTGCTGCGCCGGGCGCTCGAGGCGGGCGCGGAGTTGCGCGCCGAGACCGAGGTGCTGCAGGTCGCCGAGGTCGACGGCGGCGTGACGGTCACGGCGCGTTCCGCCGGCAACGGCGAGGAGACCTATCGAGCCGGTGCCCTGGTGCTTGCCGGGGGTGCCATCGGGACTTCGAGCCTGTTGCTGCGATCGGGCTTTGCGGCGCGTTTGCCGCTGCTCGGCCGGAACTTCTACTCGCATCCCCAGTATATGCACCTGGCCGTCTACGACGATCCGGTGGACGCGCACAAAGGTCCGATGCAGTCGCTCAAGTCGGCGGACCCGAATTTCCGCCGTTACGGGTTCAAGCTCGAGAATGTCTACGCCCCGCCGGTCGCCATCGCCATGCTGTTGCCCGGATTCGGACACGCGCACCTCGAGCGGATGCGCCGGTTGCGGCAGTTCGCGTGCATAGAAGTCTCGGTGCGCGATCAGAATCCGGGCCAGGTCCGCGTCGACGGGCGCGGACAGACTGTTCTGGAGAAGCAACTCGACGGCGAAGACCGGGCCAGGCGCGACCGCGGCTTTGCCGCGGTACGCAACATCTTCCTGGCCACCGGGGCGCGCGAGATCGTCGAGGGCAGCTTCGGGATCAGTTTGCACCTGATGGGCGGGTGCAACATGGGGACCGACCCGGGGACCTCGGTGGTGTCCCCCGAGTTCAAGCTGCATGGCTGCAAGCGCATCTACGCCACCGACGGGAGCATTTTTCCGGACGCCCCGGGTATCAACCCGGCGCTGACGATCATGGCTCTGTCGTGGCGGGCGGGCGAACAGATCGTAAAGGACTTGCGTGCATGACGACGTCAAGGTGGCTGAGTGCGGGTCAGTTGCGCGGGCTGCGCAAGGTGGGGGACATCGTCATGCCCGGCAACGACGAG
This window contains:
- a CDS encoding methionine synthase; its protein translation is MNRAVLADLGVQLPLLPVSLVGSLPRPPELIAARARFARGNLSQREVDDLAEEAIVWWLRRQEEAGLDVLVDGEVYRGDMVAYFADALDGMELAGLVRSYGNRYYRKPVIRGPVRWEQPITVGWWRFAQGRTRRPVKAIVTGPYTMMDWSFDEHYPDRRSACFALAQELHKEVEALAAAGARIVQIDEPALSVRPSELPWIVEALHRLTDGIRAYWILHACYGAFETVYPGMLDLPVHNLDLAISQSATDWIDIFRRDRFTKDLSVGVVDVHSRVAEAADVVSRRLDRALDLVPAEALWVTPDCGLKTRLADEAVAKIASMVAGARQVREKLTGSGAASGARAG
- a CDS encoding GMC family oxidoreductase, coding for MGNEAKTYDAIIVGAGTSGSCVASALSAAGLRCLILEAGKRFARDTYPRAELDANSQLYWGGGIELNTDADIGFLRARVVGGGSIVNQALMDRFDDVALDSWRQRSGVPFFTGEAMAPWYDKAESELCLQYIPTEYRNRNAQIFAEGFAANGYVCAPLRRAQRDCRFQDGNDCIVCLSGCPIDSKQSMPVTVLRRALEAGAELRAETEVLQVAEVDGGVTVTARSAGNGEETYRAGALVLAGGAIGTSSLLLRSGFAARLPLLGRNFYSHPQYMHLAVYDDPVDAHKGPMQSLKSADPNFRRYGFKLENVYAPPVAIAMLLPGFGHAHLERMRRLRQFACIEVSVRDQNPGQVRVDGRGQTVLEKQLDGEDRARRDRGFAAVRNIFLATGAREIVEGSFGISLHLMGGCNMGTDPGTSVVSPEFKLHGCKRIYATDGSIFPDAPGINPALTIMALSWRAGEQIVKDLRA